The Portunus trituberculatus isolate SZX2019 chromosome 33, ASM1759143v1, whole genome shotgun sequence DNA segment ATGAACTAAAGAGGTTAGAAGTAAAACAATAGTGTAGCTAGAATGGCACTTTATGTAGAGGGATAGAGTATTTTCAGAGGCATGtacagggccgtttctagctatagGCGGACAAGGCGATTGTCTAGGGCCCTCAAGCCACCAGGGGCTAGATTAGAGGCAATGATCATGATGCaagaataggaaggagaagTGTGTCAAGATTGTTAGTTATTAAAAAATGGTTTGGAAAGTAATTGGACTTTTCAGCAGTTTTAAGAGAAGCCATATCAAGAGTGAATGAAGTATGTGCTAAGATGTTAGTGCTCTTAGTGGCTTGGAAATCAGTTGAGCTTTTCAGTAGTTTGAAAGAAGCCATATTTAGAGTGACTGGAGTGTGAATCTTAGAATTTGAGAGGATTTAGAATGggatgaggaagtggaagagcaAGATACAGTAGTGGAtctgaatgaaaggaagaattagaTGGAACAAGGAGTGGTTTAAAGAGAAAGCAGTCTTAATCTCGGAACAAGGATAGGAGGTTGTGGAAGTTTTGATGCggatgtgtgtgaagtgtgccagagacaggaatgagatgatgcaagtagTGCTGAAGGAACTGTGGATTATCAGTGAAGGAAATAGATGGTGGTCATGCTTGGACTGTGTGGAGAGAGACAAATGAGAGGACGATTGAAGCTGTGTAGGAGTGGCAAATGTGAACAGACCCGGTTTGATTGAAGGTAGGGAGTGGCAAATGTAAGCAGACCCTTGTTCCTTGAGTAGATGCCAGTTGTGGTGGGAATACTTAGAGCTGATGCAGATGAACACTGTGCCTGTAAGAAAATAACTGTTTTAGTTGGTGGAGATCCATCAGCCTGTGAATACTATGAAGAAAAACTTCCAAAACATTTGCCCCAACTTTTTATGAAGCTAGCTAACAATAACTTCTACTATCCAGGAAATACTCTTGTTATTAATTGATCATGTCTAGTCAAGAAGCACCAGAGCAGAATAACCACATGTTGAACTAGCTAAAGAAAGTATTTGCATTATTATctcaaaattgataaatatttagcTATTTAAGACTTAATTCTCcatccacaaacacactcagtCACTTCACAAACACCATTTTATTTCCTACTGAGTGTccctttcatttcctgtttcatCTATCCAGTGtctagaccagtggttcccaaactatcttacctgacgcccccttcttgcttccagtagacccgcacgcccccccctcccacttcctcttttgctcatgtgaacttattttattttattgcatttatttcttagcattgttcaggaaaacagatctctgtttgtattaaattttaataatgaaagccactcaaacaaataatagtacattccagagagacattttgattttattattcttataatctattaaaacattttttttagcagatgacttcacgccccccttgaattctctttacgcctccctaggggggcgcgccccccagtttgggaaccactggtctagaCAGTCTCTAAGGGAGATACGCCGTGCTCCTACCGAGTGTCCCTTTCGTTTCCTGTTTCAGCTATCCAGTGTCTATAGACAGTCTCTGTAAGGGAGATACGCCGTGCCGGCTCTTCCTGCCTACCTTCTATACGCTTCTATATGCCCAGCCAGCTTCGTTATACCCCCCCAGGCAGGCCCTTGTTAAGTTTTGGATCTCCGCCACCCGTGAGGCTTCGGTACCATGAGGCTTTGCTACTGGCCTTGGCTCTGCCTTTACCGAGGCTACGATGAGGCCCAGGCAGACACCAGCCCACTGCCTCCTGGTACACACCTCATCTCTCTTCGAGCTGGTTCCTCGTCTCACAGGAAGAGCAGCAAGCCTgggctcctgctgcttctctccaTATCTGCACCTGCCACTGCTGTCGTCTCCCTACTGCACCCCAGCTTCTGGACTTCACTTCCTGGCTTGTTATCCTCCTGCCTGGCTTAAATTAACatcatttatattttgagggcaaGAGATCGTGGCCTCCCGTTCCCTCACAGTCTCCTATCCTGTTTATAATCAGACACAGGTCTCGTACCCTGTCTCAGCATTACTTGCATGTTTATACTCAAATATGTCATCTGTAactgttccatttccttcttcaccctcatgcagcttgttttcttttatattttatttccttcctcttcactctcatgAAGCTGGTTTTCTACTTATGACCAACCACAATCTTTTGTTTCAGTAATTTTACATCTGTTGCTTTATTCATAAGTTACCACCTTAAGCACTAACACATCTCTGTCCTACAGTCTACTTTTCTGTATTCCCTTCACTGCTCTCTCCGTTACATTTAGCACTCATTTTTAACCTCCACAAGTTGTTCTTTTAAAACTTTGGacctgtttttttattcatagttTCCAGCTCTAGATATTTGAGACGATCTTAAAATCACCAGCACCCATCCTCCAACTGTCTAactttctcattcctctcactGCACTCTCTCCATCAAATTCAGCATCATTTTGACCTCTACACAAGTTCCTCTATCCAGCTCTACATAATTTTCAGCATCAACATTTCACCCTAACAAGTTCCTCTATCCAGCTCTACATAGTTTACAGCATCAACATTCACCCTCCTATCTACCTTTCTCATTCCGTTCTATTCCTCTCACAGATGACTTAACTCCTGTACCAGATACAATCTCTTGGCTGTCAGTCACCAGCATAAGATCACCTGCAAAACAAAAGACCAGACAAACCTCTATCAAACATTCTACCATATCGGCATACACTAGAATCAAAACTTCTATCTAACATTCACACTCTCACCTCTCTTATAACACCATGCAGAGAATTTATAACCAAACTTTCTTCCCACAGACCAGCTCAGGAAGCTTCTCACCCACTAGACAGATGAAGGCGTGACATGTGAGCGTGTTGTGTGTCCTCCTTCACATTAATGTTCCTTGCCTCATCACCATGGGAGACCTTCAGCCAGTGAGGTGCATCTGTTCTGTAATTAAGATAGTTTAATAGAtaccagacaaaaaaaaagtaccataGTTTTATACAGAAGAGGAGATATAGGGACTTGGCAGATATTTAAGTTTTACAGTtcaagttaaaagaaaagtttaaCAATTTTCAAGGGAAGAAAGTCAACCTTGATGAGATTATTAATAGTGGTCTCAGAAAAAATTATTACTTTGTccagtaaataaatcaaataatagTAATTTACTATAAGTTACTAGACAAAGAAGAATTAACAGTTAATAAACAAAATCAGAAGAATTAATTAACAGTTCTgttaataaacaacaacaaaatcttaaaattttttttatttattatattttatttatttatttatttttcaaaatcAGAAGAATTAACAGTTCTGTtaataaacaacaaaatctttaaaatataaaatttaattttattttttattttttatttttttttatttatttatttttttttttgtttggcacttttagttattttttttttttttttttttttttttgtggcctaTGGCACCTGTAGGTgtgcttgaagagtatgtataggaagtgctgctcagcttccacccattagtggtgcaggcaattttacttatagtggtacccatgtcaccacccaagtgcatctttggtgtaaccacctagaacagtggttcccaaccttttagtgatctagtaccacttggaggtcctGTACAGTCGCCgcgtaccacctggttccagagAAACTCAATTCGATCagatattactttatttaccataattttacaagtagaacacacaaatgaactaaaaaaaattcaactcaATGCGAGGGCTGCATCtgcttcttctccaccagctggtCAATGCGGGGCATGACTTTGCTCACAGCACATCGGAAATCATGCCCGGGAGCAGCAAGACGGTTCCGGCTCTTCGACTTGATGGTCATGAAGGCTGAGAACCCCTGTTCGCACTCCCACGTCGAGGGGAAAATCAGTAGCTGGGGAACAGCGTGACGGGCTAACGTTGGGTACGAGGAGGCCATGCTTACCCAGAAGTTTAAAGGTGAGCATTCTTTGTGCTTCGTCTTTGCTGTCTCATCAGCCTGGATGTCTATGAGTTCCTCTTGTTCCCCGGTCCCGACAGGCTGATTGGCTGGATCAACGGAGAACGGATTGGCGATGTAGGCACAACATGTCACATCCGGGAAATAATGCTTCAATTCAGCCTTGAGCAGTGAGAGGTGATGGACGATTTCTTGGGCTAATTCATCACTGGGCTCGCTCTCAAGGGTAGTCAGGAGTTCGAACATTCCGTAGCGTTTGCTCTCCACGTTCTTCATCCACAGATCCAACTTCCGGGCAAATGCTCCCAGCTTCGAGATGAACTCTGTGACAGTGCAGTTGGGCCCTTGGAACGACAAGTTTAAGTGGTTGAGGGCTCCAAAATGTCCGACAGGTAGGCCAACCTTGAGATAAACTCCTCGTCCTCCAGATCTTTCTGAAAATCATGTTCCTTTTCCGTGAAGAATACGAGGAGTTCATCCCTCAGTTCAAAGAGACGCCTCGTCGTATTACCCCGGGAGAGCCAGCGCACTTCTGTGTGGTAGAGGAGACAGATGTGGTCGGagccaaaatcttcacagagCAGCTTGAACAGTCATCGTTCATGACCCCGAAAGTGCTCGCATACCACCTGGAAGGCCCTCgtgtaccactagtggtacgcgtaccacaggttgggaaccactgacctagaacctgggtaccatggtgaccACTCTAAACCACTCGAGAAATGGTAAAGTGTcattttcagaaaaaaaaaaatcttcaaactACCTTAGTACATTAGGCCTGAGGAAGACTCACAACCAGTATAAGTAAGGAGTACATTAGGCCTGAGGAAGACTCACAACCAGTATAAGTAAGGAATGTGGCaaactgatgaaaacactacTTCGGCAAGATCACCAAGGATGACATCACACAGGATGTCCTTTTGATAACAGCTGACTTCAAGCAACActagaatacatacatacattaacaGCGTCATTCCATCTGATCTCACTAGAAAACTTCATTAACATAATTCATGGTACTGCTCTTTGACAATTGTTTGTGTAGCTGTAATAATAGGAAAACTAGTgagaaatgcatgaaaaaaaatggaaaaaatggcATAAGTGTTAGGTGTTGATcctgaaatgagggaaaaaaaaaaaattatacagtaTTGATGGCATAGTAGGTAAGTGTTGATACTCAGGTTAAGAGAAAATAAGTTTAGCATTTTCATCACACTGGCTTCtaccaaattatatatatatatttatctctttAATACATACTAGATTATTCTATTTTCCACACAGTCTCTATCTGCACCACATGGCACATCACCAGAGTACCAGACATTCATACATACTCTGCCTACATACTATAGTAATCAGTAATAAACACTGTCCTTTATATACTGCCATTAATTTTCCATATTAAGTGTGACATAATCTAAATTTAGTGTGGATATGAAATTTGTGAATGGTTTGaatattcttatttctcttacaCTTTCTTTCCACTATCAGTTGTAATACTGAAATCAAATAGCTACAAAAGAACCCACCCAAAATTGTATATGAAATTACTGACAAACCTTTAATTTCTTCCAGTAGCCTCAAGTAGTACCGTTTATTAAGCCTTTCACTGATATTAACATGGTTAGTAATGAGGGAAGAACATACCAAATTGTGTTGTGGCAGTTTCCTttgctttacttttatttccactCGGCCTTGACTCACACAACACTACACTCTTCACACTTCCTGTCTGGGATCCATCTCCTCTCTGGTGTCAGAATCCTGCTGAGTTATCATTCTTCTCATTAAAATTCTTGCCTAACATCAGAGCTTTTGGTAATACAGTAGTATTAAAAAGGAAGgattatagctttttttttttccaattttgtaACTGAACATATCCAAACATAGTTCAATTTACTACTATATGTGAAAATATTAAGTGTTAGTAAATTTGATATTAATGTGAAGATTTTTAATGTCCTATTTAAAGGGAATACCAATCTTACTTTGTTTCATGTTAAGAAATTTTCCTGTCCAATGGAAATTAAATGGTCTTTCTATCATATTCAGTTTAAATagtcataaaaataaaaaaaataataaattcatTACAATCAGTATCATCAAACATGAACATGACAGATACAAAAACATATCCTGGGTCATTGACAGAAGAACCTGGGTCATTGACAGAAGAACAGGAGGCCTCAAGGTGTGGCagggaatacacacacaacccCCTCACGGCATGCAGAGACTGGGTAGTCGGGACTTACCTCAGGCTTGTGATGACTAAGCTGGTGAGGAATTTGACATTAGTTTCCTTACACGTCCTTCCATGGGTTCTGTCCCTGGTGATGTCCTCTCAAGGCTCTTTCATTTTACCTGTTGATCAATCTCTCAGCGTTTCCATGTTGCAGTGTAATGGGGCAAGACAACCAGCAAGTCTTTTCAGTAAAGCCGCCAGCAGTCGAGGCTGGAAAAACCTAAGTTCATATAGTACGATTTATGAAATATCTACCATAATAGAAAGTTATGATGTCATGAGGAAAAAGTTCAAATTTCAAGTCTTATTTACAAACGAGATtaacagaataaataaagttaTGAACAGTTCTTAAGTACCATAGATTAGGATAGCAGATTACTGAAAAGAATtctacgtaagaaaaaaaaaaaattagtttcagAGCGCTGGTTTCCAAAGTGGGCGCAGCGCGCTCCCGTAGCGGAGGTGTGGGAGTAGAAAGGTACCAGGGGCGGTAAGGCAAAGCAGGCgaaaggggtaaaaaaaaaaaaaaacgctcaaAATTACTGAGCGTGGATATTTACGACTTCTTCACGAGTTCCAGCCTATGTTGAGAAGCTGACATCCCTGCACCAAGAACCTCCATCTCATTAACACTGAAGACACTGGACTGTGTTGCTACGGTTACTGGTGACTGGTTGATTTACCCTTTCATATTGTTAAAAATTAGATAATTTGGTTTATTAAATCATGTTTTATCTGTGGAATATCTGTTTAATCTTGTCTAtagtttgaaataaaaaaataaaaaaatatgtgtatgaaggtggaggaggggccTTTGGAAACCCACCATAACACCAAGGGGGCGCCCGCCTGGGAAGGGTTGGGAATCTTGGTGAATGGTAACTACTGGTTTAAAGATTCAACTTAATGTGCACAAGGTCATGACTGCCGGACAACGCATGCATGTATAAACAGCCACATGTCGCTGTGATGAGAGACTCCCTTGGTTCTCATGAcggcttcctccttcccttcttgaaGCCTCAACACCCTCGGGGTTTCAAAgttgctttatttttcgttaggttttatttattatcacgcaactttttttattttctattccctcTGAGGATTGACGTCAAGGGTAAAAGCATATCGTAAAGCTGTATGGGGCAATGTCATTCCTTCGAGAAATGACGTCAATGCTAAGGACTACATCGCACAACTGTGGGGACGATGCCACTCCCTACGGAACTGACGTCAAAGTGACTCCACCTCCTGTATACTACTGcactcccccccctcccctgCACGGATATATGAAACACACAAGATATTTTCACACCTATGGAGTAATATTAATTATATAATATGGTGCATTTTTGTGCATTTCTGGAGATAAATACGAAATTAATTATACTGCTGCCGCAGATTAATtctaaaacaaaagtaaaaataaaaatgtaaagtgtgtgtgtgtgtgtgtgtgtgtgtgtgtgtgtgtgtgtgtgtacgggcgAGTTGGCGCTAGCACGcaaatcctaaaaaaaaacaggatatgCTTAATTGTTTTTTGTGCTTGAAATATTCAAGTCACTATCATTTCGATCAAGTCGTGAAGCAAACAAAGCCATTTGAATCACGTCCCGTCAGGACAATACCATCTTATCAGGCACAGACAAATAGCTTGCACAACATTAGGGAGATCAACCAAATTAAATAGAACAATAATTAATAGGGATATCAATCAAATTAAAcagaacaataattaataagATCAACTAAATTAAGCAGAACAATAATTAATACAAACACTACAATAAGTCAATAAGGCTGCCACTCAGATTACACAGAAGAGGATGCCTGATAAACACTTAAGGAGGAACACACTAAACCAGCACCGATGATATGACATTGAGAAAATAAACCTGTAATAGAGACaaactccattaaaaaaaagatcacaAAATACCACAgtatagacaaaaataaagcagtaaataaaaagaaaagtagtagtagtagtagtagtaaaaaaacaaataatcccTACAAAATAAtcgtaaaaataagaaataacgaagGAAATATTACTGAAGaggagcacgagagagagagagagagagagagagaaaagaggagagagagagagagagagagagagagagagagagagagagagagagagagagagagagagagagagagagagagagagagagagagaggagagagagagagagagagagagagagagagagagagagaaaaaaaaaaaaaagaaaaaagaaaggagagagagagagagagagagagattcctactCAAGTTACATaattatccttttcctttacacAATCTAaattcagagaaaaaaaaaacgagaaaaagaactaGCAAGCTGCTccgagaataaaggaaaagatgaccagaataaaaaagaagaatacgaCCACTCACCAGTTCAACAAACTGGAAACCCATGACAAACAGGATACTAGAAGCAACTCATGACCGGCCTTAAAAATACCAATGCTGTATGTAAACCAGATACAAACATTTCCCAAAATGAGCttaaattttcccttttctctataTAGTATCTTTACTGcctgcctgcgtgtgtgtgtgtgtgtgtgtgtgtgtgtgtgtgtgtgtgtctatttatgAGTCTATAGGTCTCTAAACATCTATCTAtgcttatctatttgtttgtatcTACTTTATCAACAGTCTACTTATATAATTTTCTAGCTATTTATttgcttctgtctgtctgtctgtctgtccgtctgcctgtctatacacgtgagaggagacacaaccaaatatctccacccggccggagaatcgaaccccggtcctctggcttgtgaagccagcgctctaaccacgtgtgtgtgtgtgtgtgtgtgtgtgtgtgtgtgtgtgtgtgtgtgtgtgtgtctgtctgcccctgcctgtgtgtgtctgtctgcccctgcctgtgtgtgtctgtctgcccctgtctgtgtgtgtctgtgtgtgtctgtctgcccctgtctgtgtgtgtgtgtgtctgcccctgtctgtgtgtgtgtgtctgcccctgtctgtgtgtgtgtctgtctgtccctgtgtgtgtgtgtgtgtgtgtgtgtgtgtccctgtctgtgtgtgtgtctgtctgtccctgtctgtgtgtgtgtctgactgtccctgtctgtgtgtgtgtgtgtgtgtgtgtgtgtccctgtctgtgtgtgtctgtctgtccctgtctgtgtgtgtctgtctgtccctgtctgtgtgtgtgtgtgtgtgtgtctgtccctgtgtgtgtgtgtgtgtgtgtctgtccctgtgtgtgtgtgtgtgtgtgtgtgtgtgtgtgtgtgtgtgtgtgtgtgtgtgtgtgtgtgtgtctgtctgtgtctgtgtgtgtgtctgactgtccctgtctgtgtgtgtgtctgactgtgtgtgtgtgtgtgtgtgtgtgtgtgtgtgtgtgtgtgtgtgtgtgtccctgtctgtgtgtgtgtctgtctgtccctgtctgtgtgtgtgtctgtctgtccctgtgtgtgtgtctgtccctgtgtgtgtgtgtgtgtgtctgtctgtgtgtgtgtgtgtgtgtgtgtgtgtgtgtgtgtgtgtctgtgtctgtcccaaggtgtgtgtgtgtgtgtgtgtgtgtgtgtgtgtgtgtgtgtgtgtgtgtgtgtgtgtgtgtgtgtgtgtgtgtgtgtgtgtgtctgtgtgtgtgtgtgtgtgtgtgtgtctgtctgtccctgtgtgtgtgtgtgtgtgtgtgtgtaattcaatgtttcatctgctgcagtctctgacgagacagccagacgttaccctacggaacgagctcagagctcattatttccgatcttcggataggcctgagaccaggcacacaccgggacaacaaggtcacaactcctcgatttacatcccgtacctactcgctgctaggtgactcgctacacgtgaaaggagacacacccaaatatctccacccggccggggaatcgaaccccggtcatctggcttgtgaagccagcgctctaaccactgagctaccgggccgtctgtgtgtgtgtgtgtgtgtgtgtgtgtgtgtgtgtgtgtgtgtgt contains these protein-coding regions:
- the LOC123512309 gene encoding zinc finger BED domain-containing protein 5-like, producing MITQQDSDTREEMDPRQELLCEDFGSDHICLLYHTEVRWLSRGPNCTVTEFISKLGAFARKLDLWMKNVESKRYGMFELLTTLESEPSDELAQEIVHHLSLLKAELKHYFPDVTCCAYIANPFSVDPANQPVGTGEQEELIDIQADETAKTKHKECSPLNFWVSMASSYPTLARHAVPQLLIFPSTWECEQGFSAFMTIKSKSRNRLAAPGHDFRCAVSKVMPRIDQLVEKKQMQPSH